From the genome of bacterium:
ACGCTGAGCAGCATGGCCAGGTGGATGGCGGTGGGGTAGGCGTCGTTGGTGCTTTGCGACAAGTTGACGTGGTCGTTGGGATGGAGGCGGCCGTAAGTGCCCATCTCCTCGCCCAGGATCTCCAGGGCGCGGTTGGCGATCACCTCGTTGGCGTTCATGTTGGTGCTGGTGCCCGCCCCGCCCTGGATCATGTCCACCACGAACTGGTTGTGGAACTGGCCGTCGACGATCTCGTCGCAGGCCAGCTGGATGGCCCGCGACAGGTCCTCGGGCAGCAGGCCCAGCCGGGTGTTGGCCTGGGCGGCGGCCTTCTTCACCATGGCCAGGGCGCGGATGAAGCTGGGGAAATGGTGGAGGGGGATGCCCGTGATGTCGAAGTTCTCCAGGGCGCGCAAGGTCTGCACCCCGTAGTAGGCGTCCCGTGGCACCTCCCGCTCGCCCAGCAGGTCGTGCTCCAGGCGGGTGGCGCCCGTGCGGTACTGGCCGGCGCCACCGCGCAGGCCCCGCTTCATCCGCCCGAAGACGACGCGCGCCACCTGGCCCAGCAGACGGGCGGCCAGGGCGGGCCGGCCTTCCAGGAAGCGCAGCAGGGTGTCGCGTTCCAGGGTGAGCAGCACGCAGTCCACCGCCGCCACCGCCGTGGTGCTGTGGGGGCTGTCGTCCAGCAGGGCCGCCTCGCCCAGGAAGTGGCCGGCATGGTAGGTGACCAGCACCTGCTCCCCGGCTCCGGCCCGCTCGCTGACGCGCACGGCGCCGCTCTGGACCAGGATCAGCCGCCGCCGCCGCTCGCCCTGTCGGAAGACCACCTCCCCGGCCTGGGGACGCTCCTCCTGCAGCAGCTCGGCCAGGCTGGCCGCCTCCTCCGCCGTCAGCACCTGGAAGATCTCGTTGCGGCTGAGTATTTCGATCATGCGATTGCCCCCACTTGTCCGGCGCCTCCTGCTCCCACCAGTGCGGAGGGGCGATCCCGGCCTTGGCGCTTGGCAGCTTTTCGGACCTGGGCAATCTATCAAAGGCGACGCCGCCCGCCGGGCACCAGGCTCCCGGGACGGATGGGCGGTGGGGCGGCCTGTCCCGACCTTGGTCAGTAGAGGGCGGTCACCCGGTAGAAGAGCAGCGGGCCGGGCAGGGAGGTGCTCCAGGCCGGCGCCGCCGCTTCGCCCAGCAGGCTCCAGGCCTGCGGAAAGGGCAGGTCGGGGCGCGGGGCGCCGTAGATCCGATAGGCGGCGGGCGGACCCGGGGCGGGCGTCCAGCTGAGGTGGAGCTGCCCCGCGGCGGGCTGGTGCTGGATGGTCAGCCCGCTGAGGGCGGCCAAGTTGGTGGCGCCGGGACTGGGATGGGGAAAGGCGGTCCAGAGCGCGCCCCCGTCGGGCAGGCGGCCCTCGCTCTGGTCGGTCGTCTGGGGTCCGAAGACGCGGCTGTCGATCAAGCCGTTGCCCTGGTCCAGACGGCCGAAGAGGCCAATCTCCTCCCCGCTGGCGCCCAGCTTGAAGTTGGTGTGCAGCGGCCCGTCCTGGGGATCCTCGTCGCACCAGACGAGCAGGAAGGCGCCGCCGGGCAGCAGGGTGTCCGGCAGCATCCATTTGGTGCTGTTGGCCAGGTCGTCGGTCAGGAAGAGGCCGCCCAGATCCACGAGGGCGGGTCCCGGATTGAAGAGCTCCAGCCAGTCCTCCCGGGCTCCCGTCTCGTCTTGGAAACCGGTCTGGTTGCGGGCGACGAACTCGTTGATGAACAACACGGGCAACTCGGCTCCCGCGGGGTTCTGATTGGCTTCTCCCGGCGTGGCCAGGCTCAGCCTTTGCCACGATCCGCCACCGTCCGGCCAGCGGCCCCAGGCCAGGTCGCGGGACAGGGCGATCCAGCTCGCTTCATCGATGATGCTGCCGCCCTGGACCAGGTAGAGATCCTCCCCGTCGGCGTCCAGCTTGAAGCCAGCGTGTAAAGGCCCCTCCCCCGGCTCCTCGTCGGCCCAGACCAGCACCCGCCCACCCGGGGGCAGCACCAGGGCGGGGAAGACGAAGTCGGCCTCGCCCTCCCAATGGTCGCTCAGCCCCACACCGGCCAAATCCAGGGGAGTGTCGCCGCGGTTGAGGACCTCGATCCAGTCGTCGTAGTCGCCCGCCTCGTCGGCCACCGTGCTGGTGTTGGAGGCCATCAACTCGTTGATGACCAGGCCGGCGGGGGGAGTCCAGGCCCCGATCTGCTGGGTCAGCCAGCTGTGCCGGGCGTTGATGAAGGCGCGCAGGCCGGGGATGAGGCGTCCGGGCGGCGGCCCGCCGGGCGCGGTGAGGTCGGCGTCGAGGGCCGCCTCGAACTGGGCGGGGCTGAACATCATCAGGGTGTCGGCCAGGGCCCAGGGCCGGATCAGCTCGCGCAGGGCCTCCATCCGCCCCAGGAGGGTGTCGGGGTGCGCGGCGCCGGCCATCAACCGGCGCAGGTGCCCCAGGTAGGCCTGGTCCAGCTCCGGCACCTGCCAAAGGCGGGCGGCCAGGGGTCGCGGCTGGGCGGGCGGCAGCCAGTGGGGGTTCAGCTGGCGTAGCTGCTGCAGCGACAGGCCCATGTTGAAGACACCCCAGGCCTCATTCATGTCCCAGGTGGTGAAGACGAAGCGGCCGTCCAGGTCCCGGTGGTAGAGGTAGTAGTTGTGCCCGCTGCCCGGATAGCTGTCCAGGTTGGCCGCCAGGTTGTCCACGGCCAGCATGGCCAACGCCGAGTTGAGATCGGCGCGGTTGTGCAGGCTGTCCCGCAGAGCGCCCGGGGGCGTGTTGTTGAGGGTGGCGGCCAGATCCACCAGGGCCGACCAGTCATTCTCCCCCTCGTTGGTCTTCAACTCGTAATGGGGGTGGTACGAGGTCTCATCGGGGCCCAGGTAGACCAGGCTGCCGCCGGGATCCCCCTTCCACAGGTTGCCGTCCTCGGATCCGCCCCAGCGGCTCTCGATGAATTCCTGGTCCACCTGCTCCACCAGCAGATAGAGGCCCCAGTACCGCCCGTTGATGAAGAGGGCGGCGTGGTTGGCGCGGGGGACGGCCAGGCCCGCCGCCCGGCACAGCTCGTAGGCGCTCTTCTCCCGCACGAAGCTGGGGTCGAGGTAGCAGTTGTTGAGGTTCAGCTTGTCCAGGCCGGCCAACTCCTGCCCGGCGACAAACTCGTCCAGATCCAGCTTGAAGGATTTCTTCTGCCCGTAGTAGCCCCAGTAGCTGCTGTTGCCCTTGAAGCGGACGCCGATGGAGTCCAGCGCCACGCCATTCCAGCTGAAGGCGGCGGCAAGATAGGGCGGATCGTCGAAGTCCTCGAAGTTGTGGGTGAGCTGCTCCCACCAGTCGGTCTGCGCAAAGTCGAGGTGGATCTCGTGCACGGCGTCGCCGGCGAAGAGGGGATGGTCGGCCGGGTGCAGGGCGCCCGCGGCGGGCAGCACGGCGGCCAGGATGGACATCCCGGCCAACAAGGCGTGGCAGACGATCATGGAGAATCTCCCGCTGGTTGATCCCTCGCTCGGCATCCCGACGAGTCGTGTCAGCGCAGGGAGGACAGCGGGACGCGCCGAGCACAATCTGTAACGGGAAGACAGGGGGATTGTTTCCGGCCCGCGCGCCGGTTTCAGGTGCTGTGGGCGAAGGCCAGGGCCCGGCCCTGGGGCGGCCCCCGCAGGGCGCCCTCGGCGTAGACCAGCCGTCCCCTGATGATCGTGTGGGAGACGCGTCCGCGCAGCCGGCGGCCGTGGAAAGGGCTCCAGCCGCAGCGGCTCTGCAGGGTCGCCTCGTCCACCGTCCACTCCGTCAACGGATCGACCACGGTTAAATCGGCGCGCGCGCCCGGCGCGATCACGCCCTTCCCCTCGATGCCGAAGGCCCGCGCCGGCTCCTCGGCCAGGGCCGCCACCACCCGGGCCAGGGGCAGGCGGCCGGCCAGCACCTGGTCCACGAGCAGGGGCAGCATCGTCTCGGTGCCGGGCATGCCGCTGGGCGTGGCCGGATAGGCGCCCGCCTTCTGCCGGGCGGTGTGGGGGGCGTGGTCGGAGCCCAGCACCTGGATCACCCCGTCGAGGAAGGCCTGCCAGAGCGCGGCGCGATGTTCCTCGGCGCGGATGGGGGGATTCATCTGGGCGCGGCTGCCCAGCTCCTCGTAACAGGCGGGCGCCGCCAGCAGCAAGTGCTGGGGGGTGACCTCCGCCGTCACGCGCCCGCCCAGCACACCTGGCGGCAGGGCGCGCAGGAGGGCCATCTCCTCGGCGCAGTTGAGGTGCAGAAGGTGGACGGCGCGGCCGCTCTCCGCCGCCAGGGCCAGCAGACGCGCCGTGGCGCGACAGGCGGCCTCGACGTCGCGCAGGACAGGGTGCCAGCGCGGATGGTCGGCGCCGGCATGCGCCTGCTTCAGCTCCCGCAGGCGCTCCTCGTCCTCGGCGTGGACCGAGACCCGCGAGCGGCCGTTGGCCAGCGCCCGGCGCAGGCTGGCGTCGTCGGGCAGAAGCAGGGAGCCCGTCGAGGAGCCCATGAAGATCTTCACGCCGCAGCAGCCGGGCAGGCGCTCCAGCTCCGCCAACTGCTCCAGGTTCTCCCGGGAGGCGCCCATGAAGAAGCCGAAATCACACCAGCAGCGGTCCGTGGCGCGGGCCACCTTGTCGGCCAGGGTCTCGGCCGTGGTGGTGAGGGGTCGCGTGTTGGGCATCTCGAGGAAGGCCGTCATCCCGCCCGCCACGGCGGCGCGGCTGCCGCTCTCCAGGTCCTCCTTGTCGGGAAAGCCCGGCTCCCGGAAGTGGACCTGGGTGTCGATCATGCCGGGCAGCACCCAGCGCTCGCCCAGGTCGAGCACGGCCGGGGCCGGCAGGGCCGGGCCGCCGCCCCACTCCCGCACGGCTTCGACACGTCCCTGCGCCACCTGGATCTCCAGGGGCCGCAGGCCGCCCTCGCACCACACCTGCCTGCTGCGCAGGACCCAGCACCCGCCGGCGTGGATGTCCATTTTGCCTGCTCCCGGATGATTGATGGTCCAAGGTAGGAATGAGGACAGGGCGGGAGCGGGAGACTCCCGGATGTGCCAGGACGGCACCGGGGGAGTACCAGGGCAACACCAGGGGAGCACCAGGGCAACGCCAGGGCAACACCAGGGCAACACCAGGGCAACACCAGGGGAGCACCAGGGCAACACCAGGGCAACACCAGGGCAACACCAGGGCAACACCAGGGCAACACCAGGGCAACACCAGGGCAACACCAGGGCAACACCAGGGCAACACCAGGGCAACACCAAGCCCAATGCCGTCGAATTCCCTCACGCCATCAGTTTCTGGCGGAAGATGAAGAAGGTGGCGCCCAGGATGCAGAGGGCCGCCCACAGGTAATCCAGGCGCGGCTGCTCCTTCAGGTACCAGATTGAGAAGGGCACGAAGACGGCCAGGGTGATCACTTCCTGCAGGATCTTGAGCTGGCCCACGTTGAACACCTGGTAGCCGATGCGGTTGGCTGGCACTTGCAGCAAATACTCGAAGAGGGCAATGCCCCAGCTGACCAGCGCCGCGATGATCCAGGGCCGGTGGCTGAGGGTCTTCAAATGGGCGTACCAGGCGAAGGTCATGAAGACGTTGCTCAGCCCCAGCAGTCCTACGGTGCGCAGCACATGGTTCTAGGCGCGGTCCTGCTCCCCTGCTATCCTGGCCGTTCCGACACGCAGCCGGTCCCCGTCAGGGTCAACCGCCAGACAAGGACGGGGCCAAGGTAGAAAACAGGCCCGCTCGGTCGGCGCCCGTCGATCGTGCGCGAATGCCTGTGAGCTTTGGTCCGCTTGGACGTGCGCGTCCGGGATACGTGAGCGGGCCGCCCGCAGGCGGCCCGCTCCGCACCAGCAAAGAGACAAGATGCGCGGACCGTCGCGACACGGCCCGCGCCAGACAGGAGGAACCTAGAGGGTTGCCCGGTGGAGGCGCGACACCTCCGACCAGTCAACCACTTGCCACCAGTTTTCGATGTAGTCGGGACGCCGGTTCTGATAGTTCAGGTAGTAGGCGTGCTCCCAGACATCCAGGGCGAGCAGGGGCGTGCCGCTGCCGTCCATCAGGGGATTGTCCTGGTTGGGCGTGCTCAGCACCTTGAGCCGCCCACCCTGCGTCACCAGCCAGGCCCAGCCGCTCCCGAAGCGGGTGAGGCCCGCCTTGGTGAAGGCCTCGCGGAAGGCGGACATGCCGCCCAGGTCGCGCTCGAGGGCGGCCGCCAGCTCGGGGCTGACCGATCCGTCGCCGCCCTTTTTCATCAGCCGCCAGAAGAGGCTGTGGTTCCAATGACCGCCGCCGTTGTTGCGCACGGCCGCCCGCTGCGCTTCCGGCACCTGCTCCAATCCCCCCAGCAGGTCGTCCAGATTCCTGCCGGACACCGCCGCCCCCGCCGCCTCCAACGCGTTGTTCAGGTTGGTCACATAGGCGGCATGATGCTTGCCGTGATGGATCTCCATGGTCCGGCCGTCGATGGTCGGCTCCAGGGCGTTGAAATCATACGACAGATCAGG
Proteins encoded in this window:
- a CDS encoding superoxide dismutase, which produces MFTLPDLSYDFNALEPTIDGRTMEIHHGKHHAAYVTNLNNALEAAGAAVSGRNLDDLLGGLEQVPEAQRAAVRNNGGGHWNHSLFWRLMKKGGDGSVSPELAAALERDLGGMSAFREAFTKAGLTRFGSGWAWLVTQGGRLKVLSTPNQDNPLMDGSGTPLLALDVWEHAYYLNYQNRRPDYIENWWQVVDWSEVSRLHRATL
- a CDS encoding dihydroorotase: MDIHAGGCWVLRSRQVWCEGGLRPLEIQVAQGRVEAVREWGGGPALPAPAVLDLGERWVLPGMIDTQVHFREPGFPDKEDLESGSRAAVAGGMTAFLEMPNTRPLTTTAETLADKVARATDRCWCDFGFFMGASRENLEQLAELERLPGCCGVKIFMGSSTGSLLLPDDASLRRALANGRSRVSVHAEDEERLRELKQAHAGADHPRWHPVLRDVEAACRATARLLALAAESGRAVHLLHLNCAEEMALLRALPPGVLGGRVTAEVTPQHLLLAAPACYEELGSRAQMNPPIRAEEHRAALWQAFLDGVIQVLGSDHAPHTARQKAGAYPATPSGMPGTETMLPLLVDQVLAGRLPLARVVAALAEEPARAFGIEGKGVIAPGARADLTVVDPLTEWTVDEATLQSRCGWSPFHGRRLRGRVSHTIIRGRLVYAEGALRGPPQGRALAFAHST
- a CDS encoding DMT family protein: MLRTVGLLGLSNVFMTFAWYAHLKTLSHRPWIIAALVSWGIALFEYLLQVPANRIGYQVFNVGQLKILQEVITLAVFVPFSIWYLKEQPRLDYLWAALCILGATFFIFRQKLMA
- a CDS encoding CotH kinase family protein — protein: MIVCHALLAGMSILAAVLPAAGALHPADHPLFAGDAVHEIHLDFAQTDWWEQLTHNFEDFDDPPYLAAAFSWNGVALDSIGVRFKGNSSYWGYYGQKKSFKLDLDEFVAGQELAGLDKLNLNNCYLDPSFVREKSAYELCRAAGLAVPRANHAALFINGRYWGLYLLVEQVDQEFIESRWGGSEDGNLWKGDPGGSLVYLGPDETSYHPHYELKTNEGENDWSALVDLAATLNNTPPGALRDSLHNRADLNSALAMLAVDNLAANLDSYPGSGHNYYLYHRDLDGRFVFTTWDMNEAWGVFNMGLSLQQLRQLNPHWLPPAQPRPLAARLWQVPELDQAYLGHLRRLMAGAAHPDTLLGRMEALRELIRPWALADTLMMFSPAQFEAALDADLTAPGGPPPGRLIPGLRAFINARHSWLTQQIGAWTPPAGLVINELMASNTSTVADEAGDYDDWIEVLNRGDTPLDLAGVGLSDHWEGEADFVFPALVLPPGGRVLVWADEEPGEGPLHAGFKLDADGEDLYLVQGGSIIDEASWIALSRDLAWGRWPDGGGSWQRLSLATPGEANQNPAGAELPVLFINEFVARNQTGFQDETGAREDWLELFNPGPALVDLGGLFLTDDLANSTKWMLPDTLLPGGAFLLVWCDEDPQDGPLHTNFKLGASGEEIGLFGRLDQGNGLIDSRVFGPQTTDQSEGRLPDGGALWTAFPHPSPGATNLAALSGLTIQHQPAAGQLHLSWTPAPGPPAAYRIYGAPRPDLPFPQAWSLLGEAAAPAWSTSLPGPLLFYRVTALY